The Sphingomonas naphthae nucleotide sequence AGGGGGCGGGAGGATCGACCCCCTTTCGCGTTCCTCCGTTCACCGCCCGCCCGTTGCAGCGCAGCGCGCGCTGGGATAGGCGATGAAGTTCATGGGGGACGGGGCGTTGGCCCCGGCGTGCCGCCGGGAGTGACGTTTGCCGACCAATCCGTTCCTGTTGCTGACGGCGCTCCCCCTCGTGCTGGCGATGGCCGACCCCGCCTTCGCGCAGGCGCCCGCCGCCCCGGCGCTGGGCGAGGCTCGCCCTAACCTTCAGACGCCCGCCATCGCCCTGCCCGAAACGTCCGGCGCGCCCACCCCGGCCAACGACGAGGAGGTCACCTTCTCCTCGGCGACGCTCGATTACGCCAGCGACGACGATATCGTCACCGCCACCGGCGACGTGCGGATGGTGCGCGCCGGCAGCCGGCTGCGCGCCGACAAGGTGGTGTGGAACCGCAAGACCGGCCAGGTCACCGCCAACGGCAATGTCGCGGTGGTGAACCCCGGCGGTGACAAGCTGTATGGCGATTCGATCGAGCTGACCGACACGCTGAAGGACGGCGTGATCGCCAACCTGCTGCTCGTGCTGGACGACGGCGGCCGCCTCGCCGCGCGCAAGGGCACGCGCGCCAACGGCGTCTCGACGCTCCAGAACGCCGCCTACACCGCCTGCCGCGTGGTCGATTCGGATGGCTGCCCCAAGGTGCCGGTGTGGCAGATCACCGCGCTGCGCGTGGTCCACGATCCGACCAAGCATCGCGTGTCCTACAAGGACGCGCGCTTCGTGCTGTTCGGCATGCCGATCCTGTGGCTGCCGACCTTCTCGCACCCGGACGGCAGCGGGCAGCAGGGCAATTCGGGCCTGCTGGTGCCGAACCTTTCCTACAACCGTACCAACGGGTTGGAGGTCGCCCTTCCTTATTATTATAAGTTCGGGCCGAACGGCGACCTGACGGTCACGCCGCACGTCTACACCGCCGTGCTGCCCGCGCTGGAGTTCAAATATCGCCGGCTGACCAGCATCGGTGCCTATCAGATCAGCGGCATCGGCACGCAAAGCTCCAAGCTGCCGATCGGCGCGCCGGCCACGCAGGATTCGGACAAGGCGTTCCGTGGCTATCTCAACGCCAACGGCCGCTTCCAGTTCGGCCCCAACTGGACGGTCACCGCCGTCGGCCGGGTGACGACCGACCGCACCTTCCTGCGCCGCTACGACATCACCGGCGAGGATCGGCTGCGCTCCACCGTGCAGGTCGAGCGGGTCGATGCCGACAGCTATCTGCGGATCGCCGGCTGGGCGGTGCAGACCCTGCGCGCCGTGGGCAGCCAGGGGCAGCAGCCCTTCGCCCTGCCCGCGATCGATTATCGCCGCCGCATCGACGAGACCTTGCTCGGCGGCCACATCGACCTGCAAGGCAACAGCCTCGCCCTGATCCGCACCGAGGGGCAGGATACCCAGCGCGCCTTCGCCGCCGCCATGTGGACCCGCGACATGCTGACCGGCATGGGCCAGATGGTCAGCTTCACCGGCTATGCGCGCGGCGACGTCTATCACACGAGCGACACGCTCTCGACCGCGACGGTCGCCTATCGCGGCGACAAGGGCTGGACGACGCGCGGCATCGCCGCCGCCGCCGCCGACGTGCGCTGGCCCTTCATCGGCACGCTCTTCGGCGGCACGCAGCGCATCACCCCACGCTTCCAGCTGGTCGCGACCCCCGGCACGCCCAATCTGCGCATCCCCAACGAGGACGCCCGCGCGGTCGATCTGGAGGATTCGAACCTCTTCGCGCTCAACCGCTTCAACGGCTATGACCGCTGGGAGGACAGCAGCCGCGCGACATACGGCTTCGAATGGAATTACGACCGGCCCGGCGTCGCCATCCGGGGCGTGATCGGCCAGAGCTATCGCCTTCAGGCGCGGCAGGACATCCTCTCGCAGGGCACCGGCCTGTCGGATCGCTGGTCGGATTATGTCGGCCGCGTCTCCGTCCGCTACGGCACCTTCCTCGAGCTGACCGAGCGGTTCCGGCTCGACAAGAACGGCCTGAAGGTGCGTCGCAACGAGATCGACGCCACGATCGGCTCGCGCGCCACCTATTTCACGGCGGGCTATCTGCGCCTCAACCGCAACATCCTCTCCTCGATCGAGGATCTGCGCGATCATGAGGAAATCCGCGTCGGCGCGCGGGTGAAGGTCGCGCGCTTCTGGTCGATCTTCGGGTCGACGGTGGTCGACCTGACCGGGCGCAACGACGATCCCGTCGCCAACACCGACGGGTTCGAGCCGTTCCGCCATCGCCTCGGCATCCTCTATTCGGACGATTGCCTCGATCTCGGCATCACCTGGAAGCGGGACTATTTCCGCACCGGCGACGCGCGCGGCGGCAACGCCTTCCTGTTGAAGCTGGCGTTCAAGAACATCGGCCGCTAAGCCGGCATTCAGGCGCCCGCGCGTAGCGGGCATTTTCGGAACAGCGATTTGGGCGGGACGAGGGTGACGGCAGGTTTCAGACTGCGCGGGCTGATGGTCGCGGCGGGTACATTGACGGCGGGGATCGCGCTCATCGCCGGTTCGCAGATGGCGATCGCCCAGCAGCAGGCGGTGCCCCGCCAGCCCGGCAACAGCGCCGACGCGCTCGATCTACCGACCGATCTTCAGGTGTTCGGTCCGCGCGATCCCGCGATCCGCAAGGCGACCGCGATCGTCAACGGCACGATCATCACCGATACCGATGTCGATCAGCGCCTCGCGCTCGTGATCGTCGCCAACGGCGGCCAGGTGCCCGACGCGGAGCGTGAGCGGCTGCGCTTGCAGATCCTGCGCAACCTGATCGACGAGACGCTCCAGATTCAGGAGGCCGCCGCCCAGGACCTGAAAGTCAGCGCGGCCGAGATCGACCAGACGTTCAACCGCTTGGCCTCGCAGTTCAAGCGTACGCCAAAGGATTTCGCGACCTATCTCACCTCGGTCGGCTCGTCGGCCGCGTCGCTCAAGCGTCAGGTCGAAGGCGAAACGGCATGGCGCCGCGTGCTGGGCCGCAAGGTCGAGCCCTTCGTCAACGTCGGCGAGGAAGAGGTGAAGGCCATCATGGCGCGCCTCAACGCGTCCAAGGGCGCGCAGGAATATCGGATCGGGGAAATCTATCTCTCCGACACGCCGGCCACCGCCGCGCAGGTGCGCGCCAACGCCGATCGCATCGTCGAACAGGTCCGTCAGGGCGGCGCCTTCGTCGCCTACGCCCGCCAATATTCGGAAGCCTCGACGGCGGCCGTCGGCGGCGATCTCGGCTGGGTGCGGCTGGAACAGCTGCCCGACGAACTCGCCTCCGCCGCGCGCGAGATGAACGCCGGCCAGATCAGCGAGCCGATCCAGCTCGCCGGCGGCTGGTCGATCCTCGCCGTGATCGACAAGCGGCAGGTGCTGACCGCCGATCCGCGCGATTCCGTGCTGAGCCTCAAGCAGGTGTCGATCACCTTCCCCAAGGGCACCAGCCAGACCGCCGCCACCGGCCAGGTCGAGCGCTTCGCCAACATGGCGCGCGAGATCAAGGGCTGTGGCAGCGTCGCCGACGCGGCCGCCAAGGTCGGCGCCGAAGTGGTGTCGAGCGACGGCGTCGCCGTGCGCGATCTGCCCGCGCCGCTTCAGGACATCATGCTCAAGCTGAACATCGGCGAATCCTCGCCGCCGTTCGGCACGGTCGAGGATGGCGTGCGCACGCTCGTGCTGTGCGGCCGTGACGAGCCGGCGGCCGCCAGCGGCCCATCGTTCGACCAGATCTACAGCCAGCTCGAAGAGGAGCGCGTCAATCGCCGGGCGCAGCGTTATCTGCGCGATCTGCGGCGCGACGCGGTGATCGATTACCGCTGATCCGGCCTCGGCCGCGCCGCTGGCTCCGCTGGCGGTCGCGCTGGGGGATCCGGCCGGTATCGGCCCCGAGATCGTCGCCAAGGCGTGGGACGCGCGCGTGGAGCGCGATCTCGCCCCCTTCTTCGCGGTTGGCGATGCCCGCTCGATCGAGGCGGTGTGGACCGGGCCGATCGCGGTCATCTCCGATCCGGCCGAGGCGGTGGGCGTGTTCGCCGATGCGCTGCCGCTGATCCAGATCATCGACACGGGCGAGATCGTGCCCGGCGTGCCCGACATGCAGGGCGCGCGCTGCGCCTTCAACGCGCTGGAAGTGGCGGTCGGCCTCGCCAAATCGGGCGCGGCGGGCGCGCTGGTGACGGGGCCGGTCTCCAAGGCGCAGCTCTATTCGGTCGGTTTCGTCCACCCCGGCCAGACCGAGTTCGTGGCGGAACGCTGCGGCGTGTCGCCGGAAAATGCGGTGATGATGCTCGCCGGCCCATCGCTCAGGACCGTGCCGATCACCGTGCACGTGCCGCTGATCGAGGTGGTCGGCCTGGTCAGCATCGATCTGATCGTCGCCAAGGCGCGCGTCACCGAGCGCGGCCTCGTCCGCAATTTCGGGATCGAGCGGCCCCGCCTCGCCATCGCCGGCTTCAACCCCCATGCCGGCGAAGGCGGCGTGTTCGGGCGCGAGGAGATCGACCTGATCCAGCCCGCGATCGACATATTGCTGGCCGAGGGCATCGACGTGATCGGGCCACTGCCGGCCGACACGATGTTCCACACACGCGCCCGTGCGCAATATGACGCGGCGCTCTGCCTTTACCACGATCAGGCACTTATTCCGATCAAGACCTTGTTTTTCGACGAAGGTGTCAATCTCACACTCGGCCTGCCGATCGTCCGCACCGCGCCCGATCATGGCACCGCCTTCGATATCGCCGGGCAGGGTCTCGCCGATCCGGGCGCGATGATCGCGGCCATCGCGCTCGCCGCCGACTGCGCGCGCCACCGCGCCCGCTGACCCGATGGCCCTCGAAGACCTGCCACCCTTACGCGAGGTGATCGCCGCGCATGGCCTCAGCGCCAGCAAGGCGCTCGGCCAGAATTTCCTGTTCGACGGCCAGTTGCTCGCCCGCATCGCGCGGGTGCCGGGGTCGCTGGCGGGCGAGCGTGTCTATGAAGTCGGCCCCGGCCCCGGTGGGCTGACGCGCGCGCTGCTGGGCGCCGGCGCCGAGGTGGTGGCGGTCGAGCGCGACTCCCGCTGCCTCGCCCCGTTGGCGGCGCTCTCAGAGGCGGTGGACGGGCGCCTGCGGGTGATCTCGGGCGATGCGCTGGAGGTGGACGAACAGGCCGAGGCGGGCGCGGGCGCGCATATCGTCGCCAACCTGCCCTACAATGTCGGCACGGCGCTGCTGGTCCGCTGGCTCACGCTCGACGCCTGGCCGCCGTGGTGGCGCTCGCTGACGCTGATGTTCCAGAAGGAAGTTGCCGAGCGGATCGTGGCGAAGCCCGGCAGCGACGCCTACGGTCGCCTCGCCGTGCTGGCGCAGTGGCGCACGACCCCCTCGATCGCCTTCGCCGTCAACCGCGCCGCCTTCGTGCCACCGCCCAAAGTGACATCGGCGGTGGTGCATATCGTGCCGGGCGAGACGCCCGAGGGGGTATCGCCGAAGCGGCTGGGCGATCTCACGGCGGCCGCCTTCGGCCAGCGGCGCAAGATGCTGCGGCAGAGTTTGAAAGGGTTGCCCGGTGCACTCGATGCGCTGGCGGCGGCGGGGATCGATCCGGCGCGGCGGGCGGAAACGCTGTCGGTGGAGGAATTCGTGACGGTGGCGCGACTTATGGGCACGAGTTAAATTCTTACCGCAGCGTGCTCCTGCGAAAGCAGGAGCCCAGAGCCCCAAACGCTGCCCTCCCATAACCCTGGGCTCCTGCCTGCGCAGGAGCACAAAGCAGATCAGGGCTTCGTCGTCTTACCCTCTTCGCCCTTCGGCGGCACCTTGTCGGTCGCCTGCGCGGCCAGCACGGTCGCGGGCGGGCCCTTGGCGATGGCGGCGGACAATGCCGCCTGCTGCGGGCAGCCGGTCTTGCAGATGCCCTGGATGCGGACGAGGTTGGCGCGGGCGCGCTCGACGGCGCCCTTTTGCACCATCGCCTCACCTTGCCCCGCCAAGGCCTTGAGATCATTTGGATCGAGCGCCAGCGCCTCGCCATACAGGCGGATCGCGCGGCCCGGCAGCGCCTGCTGCTCGGCGACTTCGGCGAGCGCGATATAGGCGCCGCGATTGCGCGGATCGACCGCCAGCGCGGTCTCGAGGATGCCGCTCGCGTCGGTCAGATTGCCCGCCGCCTTCACCTTGGCGGCCTGCTCGACCAGCGCGACGCTCTTCGGATTGATCTGGTCGTCGGGCTTCTGGCCGATCGCGCCGCTCGCGGAAACGGCCAGCGTAAGGGACAGGAACAGGGGCGAAAGACGCATCAGTGTCTCCGAAAATCGGCCAAGAGTGCCGTTTAGCACGAGCGGATCAGGCTCGCGACGAAAAAGCCGTCGGTGCCGTCGCTTGCGGGGTTCAGCAACCGCCCCGCGCCATCGGCCTTGCCGGCGGTGAACGGCAATTCCTCGACAGTCCAGCCAGCATGCGAGGCCAGGAACGCCGCGACCCGATCGCGCCCTTCCTCGGCCAGCACCGAGCAGGTCGCATAGACCAGCCTGCCCCCCAAGCGCACCAAAGGCGCCCCCAGTTCCAGCACGCGCGCCTGCAAGGCGGTCAGCCGGGCCAGCCGCGCCTCGGTCAGCCGCCAGCGCGCCTCGGGGTTACGCCGCCATGTCCCGGTGCCCGAACAGGGCGCGTCGATCAGCACGACATCGGCCGCGCCCGCCAGATCGGCAAGCCTCTCGGCCTCGCGCGCGCCATCCAGCAGGCGCATGTCGAGCGACCCGACCCCGGCGCGATCGGCACGCGCACCCAGCCGCATCAGCCGCCGATCGACGTCGCAGGCGATCAACCGCCCCTCTCCGCCCATCATCGCCGCCAGCGCGAGCGTCTTGCCGCCCGCGCCTGCGCACAGATCGATCACCGTCATCCCCGGCGCGGCACGGCTCGCCAGCGCGATCAACTGGCTTCCCTCGTCCTGCACCTCCACCTTGCCCTCGGCATAGAGCGGTGAGGCTTCGATCGGATGGCCTTCGGGCAGGCGCAGGGCATCGGGCGAGAAGGCGCCGGGCCTCGCCTCGGGCAAAAACGCCAGCACGTCTTCGGGGGTCGCCTTCAGGCGGTTGACTCGCAGATCGAGCGGTGCCCGCTCCAGCAACGCCGGAAGTTCATCGGCGGACAGCGTCGCGGCGACACGATTATCCAGCCATTGCGGGATGATGGAAGCCTCGGCTCCCACTTCGTCCTCACCAATCGGCGCGGGGCAATGCCGCGATCCATCAAACGCCGCCACCAGCTCGGGCCGCTCGCGGGCCAGCCCGACCAGCGCCGCGCGCCCATCCACGGGGCAATCCCCCGCCCGCCGGATCGCGCCATAAACCAGTTCACGGATCGCGCGGCGATCGCCCGAACCGGCATAACGCCGCGTCTTGAAATAGCGGACGATGATCGTATCCGCCGCCGCCCCACCGGCCTTGGCAGCCGCAATGATCTCATCGAGCAGCTCAATCGCCGCCTGCGCCCGCGCGCCGGGCGTCATGAGCCTTGGATCGGTTCAGCGGTGCTGAACCGGAGGCGGCACCAGCCCGCTCGCCCACCCGGCCACCCACAGGATACTGCCGTTGGGTGGCCGGGTGGGGGAGCGGGCTGGTGCCGCGTCAGCGTAGCTGACAAGGAATCAACCCAGCGACGGATAGTTCGGCGCCTCGCGGGTGATCGACACGTCGTGGACATGGCTTTCGCGCAGGCCGGCGTTGGTGATCCGCACGAAGCGGGCGCGCTTCTGAAGCTCGGGGATGGTCGGCGCGCCGACATAGCCCATCGCCGCCTTGATGCCGCCGACGAGCTGGTGGATCACATCCTTGGCCGGGCCCTTGTAGGCCACCTGCCCCTCGATCCCCTCGGGCACGAGCTTGAGCTGATCCTTGATTTCCTGCTGGAAATAGCGGTCCGCCGATCCGCGCGACATCGCGCCGACCGATCCCATGCCGCGATAGCTCTTGTACGCACGCCCTTGATACAGAAAGGTTTCGCCCGGCGCCTCCGCAGTGCCGGCCAGCAGCGAACCGACCATCACAGTCGAAGCGCCCGCCGCCAGCGCCTTGGCGATATCGCCCGAGGTGCGCAGACCGCCATCGGCGATCACCGGCACGCCCGACTTGGCGGCCTCCTCGGCGGATTCGAGGATCGCGGTCAGCTGCGGCACGCCGACGCCGGCGACGATGCGCGTGGTGCAGATCGATCCCGGCCCGATGCCGATCTTGATCCCGTCCGCGCCCGCGTCGATCAGCGCGCGGGTCGCCTCGGCGGTGGCGACGTTGCCGGCGATCACCTGCACCCGGTTCGACAGGCGCTTCACCCGCTCGACGGCGCGCGCCACGTCGCGGTTGTGGCCATGGGCGGTATCGATCACGATCAGGTCGCATTCGGCGTCGACCAGCGCCTGCGTCCGCTCAAACCCCTTGTCGCCCACCGTGGTCGCGGCGGCGACGCGCAGGCGCCCCGACTCGTCCTTGGTGGCCGAGGGATAGTTCACAGCTTTCTCGATATCCTTCACCGTGATGAGGCCGACGCAGCGATAGGCGTCGTCCACCACCAGCAGCTTTTCGATGCGGCGCTGGTGAAGCAGCTTGCGCGCCTCGGCCGAGCTGACGCCGATGCCGACGGTGGCGAGATTCTGGCTCGTCATCAGCTCGGCGACGGGCTGGTTGGGATTGTCGGCGAAGCGGACATCGCGATTGGTGAGGATGCCGACGAGACGCCCGCCCGGCTCCACCACGGGGATGCCCGAGATATGGTGCCGGTCCATCAGCTCGCGCGCATCGGCCAGGGTCTGCGTCGGCGTGACGGTGATCGGATTGACCACCATGCCCGATTCGAAGCGCTTCACCTGCCGCACGGCCGCCGCCTGCTCCTCGACGGAGAGGTTGCGGTGGAGGACGCCCAAGCCGCCGAGCTGCGCCATCACGATCGCCATGTCGGCCTCGGTCACCGTGTCCATCGCCGAGGACAGGACCGGGATGTTGAGCCCGATCTCGCGCGTGACGAAGGTCCGCGTGTCGGCGGAGGTGGGCAGGACATCCGATTCCGCCGGGCGGAGGAGGACGTCGTCGAAGGTGAGTCCGAGCTGTATTTCCATCCTCAGGCCCCCTGCCCCGTTCGTGTGACGGGAGCAAGGCAGGATTTCAGCGTTTGCCCCCCGGAAAGGCCGCGGGATCCGCGATCCTGCGCGCCAGCGCCGCCAGAAAAGGCACATCCTCGGCCGCGCCCCCCAGTTCGAGGCCGCGCGCCTCGTCCGCCGGGCCGTGATAGGCGCCGGCGAGGAAAGTGTTGATGAGCGCCAGATCGCCATAGCTGGTGCCGGCCATCACGGTCGGCACGCCGGTGCGGGCCAGCGCCCAGCCATCCTGCCGGGTGTAGAGCAGATTGCGCTCCGTGCCGGGATCGACGGCGCGGCCAAGCGCGGCGGCGGTCGAGTCGATCAGCGGATCGAGCGGGGTCATGCCGCGCCCGATCACGCCGATCTTCGCCCCCGCCGGCGCTATCGCGACCGTATCCATGTTGAGCC carries:
- a CDS encoding LPS-assembly protein LptD — translated: MADPAFAQAPAAPALGEARPNLQTPAIALPETSGAPTPANDEEVTFSSATLDYASDDDIVTATGDVRMVRAGSRLRADKVVWNRKTGQVTANGNVAVVNPGGDKLYGDSIELTDTLKDGVIANLLLVLDDGGRLAARKGTRANGVSTLQNAAYTACRVVDSDGCPKVPVWQITALRVVHDPTKHRVSYKDARFVLFGMPILWLPTFSHPDGSGQQGNSGLLVPNLSYNRTNGLEVALPYYYKFGPNGDLTVTPHVYTAVLPALEFKYRRLTSIGAYQISGIGTQSSKLPIGAPATQDSDKAFRGYLNANGRFQFGPNWTVTAVGRVTTDRTFLRRYDITGEDRLRSTVQVERVDADSYLRIAGWAVQTLRAVGSQGQQPFALPAIDYRRRIDETLLGGHIDLQGNSLALIRTEGQDTQRAFAAAMWTRDMLTGMGQMVSFTGYARGDVYHTSDTLSTATVAYRGDKGWTTRGIAAAAADVRWPFIGTLFGGTQRITPRFQLVATPGTPNLRIPNEDARAVDLEDSNLFALNRFNGYDRWEDSSRATYGFEWNYDRPGVAIRGVIGQSYRLQARQDILSQGTGLSDRWSDYVGRVSVRYGTFLELTERFRLDKNGLKVRRNEIDATIGSRATYFTAGYLRLNRNILSSIEDLRDHEEIRVGARVKVARFWSIFGSTVVDLTGRNDDPVANTDGFEPFRHRLGILYSDDCLDLGITWKRDYFRTGDARGGNAFLLKLAFKNIGR
- a CDS encoding peptidylprolyl isomerase; this translates as MVAAGTLTAGIALIAGSQMAIAQQQAVPRQPGNSADALDLPTDLQVFGPRDPAIRKATAIVNGTIITDTDVDQRLALVIVANGGQVPDAERERLRLQILRNLIDETLQIQEAAAQDLKVSAAEIDQTFNRLASQFKRTPKDFATYLTSVGSSAASLKRQVEGETAWRRVLGRKVEPFVNVGEEEVKAIMARLNASKGAQEYRIGEIYLSDTPATAAQVRANADRIVEQVRQGGAFVAYARQYSEASTAAVGGDLGWVRLEQLPDELASAAREMNAGQISEPIQLAGGWSILAVIDKRQVLTADPRDSVLSLKQVSITFPKGTSQTAATGQVERFANMAREIKGCGSVADAAAKVGAEVVSSDGVAVRDLPAPLQDIMLKLNIGESSPPFGTVEDGVRTLVLCGRDEPAAASGPSFDQIYSQLEEERVNRRAQRYLRDLRRDAVIDYR
- the pdxA gene encoding 4-hydroxythreonine-4-phosphate dehydrogenase PdxA is translated as MTADPASAAPLAPLAVALGDPAGIGPEIVAKAWDARVERDLAPFFAVGDARSIEAVWTGPIAVISDPAEAVGVFADALPLIQIIDTGEIVPGVPDMQGARCAFNALEVAVGLAKSGAAGALVTGPVSKAQLYSVGFVHPGQTEFVAERCGVSPENAVMMLAGPSLRTVPITVHVPLIEVVGLVSIDLIVAKARVTERGLVRNFGIERPRLAIAGFNPHAGEGGVFGREEIDLIQPAIDILLAEGIDVIGPLPADTMFHTRARAQYDAALCLYHDQALIPIKTLFFDEGVNLTLGLPIVRTAPDHGTAFDIAGQGLADPGAMIAAIALAADCARHRAR
- the rsmA gene encoding 16S rRNA (adenine(1518)-N(6)/adenine(1519)-N(6))-dimethyltransferase RsmA, with product MALEDLPPLREVIAAHGLSASKALGQNFLFDGQLLARIARVPGSLAGERVYEVGPGPGGLTRALLGAGAEVVAVERDSRCLAPLAALSEAVDGRLRVISGDALEVDEQAEAGAGAHIVANLPYNVGTALLVRWLTLDAWPPWWRSLTLMFQKEVAERIVAKPGSDAYGRLAVLAQWRTTPSIAFAVNRAAFVPPPKVTSAVVHIVPGETPEGVSPKRLGDLTAAAFGQRRKMLRQSLKGLPGALDALAAAGIDPARRAETLSVEEFVTVARLMGTS
- a CDS encoding RsmB/NOP family class I SAM-dependent RNA methyltransferase, with amino-acid sequence MTPGARAQAAIELLDEIIAAAKAGGAAADTIIVRYFKTRRYAGSGDRRAIRELVYGAIRRAGDCPVDGRAALVGLARERPELVAAFDGSRHCPAPIGEDEVGAEASIIPQWLDNRVAATLSADELPALLERAPLDLRVNRLKATPEDVLAFLPEARPGAFSPDALRLPEGHPIEASPLYAEGKVEVQDEGSQLIALASRAAPGMTVIDLCAGAGGKTLALAAMMGGEGRLIACDVDRRLMRLGARADRAGVGSLDMRLLDGAREAERLADLAGAADVVLIDAPCSGTGTWRRNPEARWRLTEARLARLTALQARVLELGAPLVRLGGRLVYATCSVLAEEGRDRVAAFLASHAGWTVEELPFTAGKADGAGRLLNPASDGTDGFFVASLIRSC
- the guaB gene encoding IMP dehydrogenase, with the protein product MEIQLGLTFDDVLLRPAESDVLPTSADTRTFVTREIGLNIPVLSSAMDTVTEADMAIVMAQLGGLGVLHRNLSVEEQAAAVRQVKRFESGMVVNPITVTPTQTLADARELMDRHHISGIPVVEPGGRLVGILTNRDVRFADNPNQPVAELMTSQNLATVGIGVSSAEARKLLHQRRIEKLLVVDDAYRCVGLITVKDIEKAVNYPSATKDESGRLRVAAATTVGDKGFERTQALVDAECDLIVIDTAHGHNRDVARAVERVKRLSNRVQVIAGNVATAEATRALIDAGADGIKIGIGPGSICTTRIVAGVGVPQLTAILESAEEAAKSGVPVIADGGLRTSGDIAKALAAGASTVMVGSLLAGTAEAPGETFLYQGRAYKSYRGMGSVGAMSRGSADRYFQQEIKDQLKLVPEGIEGQVAYKGPAKDVIHQLVGGIKAAMGYVGAPTIPELQKRARFVRITNAGLRESHVHDVSITREAPNYPSLG